Proteins encoded together in one Accipiter gentilis chromosome 16, bAccGen1.1, whole genome shotgun sequence window:
- the ASXL2 gene encoding putative Polycomb group protein ASXL2 isoform X3, whose amino-acid sequence MLHTNSRGEEGIFYKVPGRMGVYTLKKDVPDGLKELSDGSEESSDAQSDSQSSENSSSSSSSDGCSNKDGKKSRWKRKVSSRLSQTSSPQSGCPSPSIQTGKVISSSQKHSKKALKQALKQQQQKQQQQQCRAGMPVSANQHVLLKAVKAASDSTPAKSAWEGKQSDGQSSSPQNSTSSSSPSVKLDNSLPGLGKKPFQRSDRLHARQLKRTKCAEIDVETPDSILVNTNLRALINKHTFSVLPTECQQRLLLLLPEVDRQVGADGLMKLSGSALNNEFFTSAAQGWKERLSEGEFTPEMQLRIRQEIEKEKKVELWKEHFFESYYGQSSGLSPEESKRLTANTSSAETETENPTAEQPKCTPASLAPHKEEITSPLESKAQAVQEALAMKKGGEERREDMQPKPAKPAEALVSPDGCAVKPSDHSLPIKERVQGESIQEKPQTAASQKPEEERKHAASKEVLVKETVSTSVLAPSKPKSPEAGEVVANVKSPVMTPETPEKKSPVNEEMEVSVEAHKRKSESHEEAVTTPEKKPRVMENCQHHQAFRTQPQSFPAAGTPVPRVPPLKIPVSRISPMPFPAGQVSPRARFPISLTSPGRTGARTLADIKAKAQQAKAQRAAAAAAAAAAAAAASTGGAVPGPGPGGGGGPPGGGGEKSNTATSGTNKTGIRGSALELAGTGSGGSSRGFLPHCPGTHTQMETQATDQAPPHNPSRAQLQQTSTLQSRTPASNTGTSSSSSAVSALEKTNRIKQSPPSMTVNQVSGSPYAGSSDKQEKAPLAPAGPSQACGAPAVRDGAVCVMVSTADPSTNVTKVAPTALGGTSLDVSTSKSSPLTSSLTSVSSETQAGGVVASATSVPPSSTSSAAPSLKTQASSGSSGALPKLSSSIPANNPLVTQLLQGKNVPLEQILPKPLTKAEMKTVPLASHEEKGAASASSATSVAGNSAGAEGGERQSSLPTQQLGKLFCQNRPLPHIPRTFPLPSGKDSSRDQHQCHEALSKTTQEQILQTLIKRVQRQNLLPVLQPSQLNLTHSGFQLENSSTSQRFMLGFMGRRSSKPAMSGHYLLNISTYGRGSESLRRGFSLNPENRLCLNSPADAPKTEFGECEEIAGHGSSSDEGDADDESTGDERERISVKEEPQAAQASGQCEKEQVSHSINSSDYNTLPKKGIKTEAATSQQAAVNKENVQAFDGTTLARDFIQAAQEQMAHAMRGKMHSNPELFSTSVPSSDSAQQQPPLLSPSHPAKLSGNAAAQLIGPSYSGTINVSTSPDVNQGSLMTGLSECNQLSSSMGNVMSFSVTVTTIPTSQAMNSSNHTQTIPVQAFAEDNSMEDSPSKCYCRLKAMIMCKGCGAFCHDDCIGPSKLCVSCLVVR is encoded by the exons GccttgaaacagcagcagcaaaagcaacagcagcagcaatgcagagCAGGCATGCCCGTGTCGGCTAATCAGCATGTCCTTCTGAAGGCCGTCAAGGCAGCCAGTGACTCCACACCTGCAAAATCTG CTTGGGAAGGAAAGCAGTCAGATGGACAGTCAAGCAGTCCTCAGAACTCCACCTCCAGTTCTTCTCCCTCTGTTAAGCTTGATAACTCCttgccagggctggggaagaaACCATTCCAGAGATCTGACAGGCTCCATGCAa GGCAGCTGAAGAGAACAAAGTGTGCTGAAATTGATGTGGAAACTCCCGACTCCATCCTTGTGAACACAAACCTGCGGGCACTGATCAACAAGCATACATTCTCCGTTCTGCCTACAGAATGCCAGCagcgcctgctgctgctgctgccggaggTGGACAGGCAG GTTGGGGCAGATGGTTTGATGAAGCTGAGTGGATCTGCGCTCAACAATGAGTTCTTCACTTCAGCTGCCCAAGGCTGGAAGGAGAGGTTGTCAGAAG gtgAGTTTACACCAGAAATGCAGCTAAGAATAAGGcaagaaatagaaaaggaaaagaaggttgAGCTGTGGAAGGAACACTTTTTTGAGAGCTACTATGGTCAGAG TTCTGGGTTAAGTCCTGAAGAGTCCAAGAGACTGACAGCAAATACCAGCTCTGCTGAGACAGAGACTGAAAATCCAACAGCTGAACAGCCAAAATGCACGCCAGCCTCTCTGGCACCACACAAAGAGGAGATTACTTCTCCATTAGAGTCTAAAGCACAAGCAGTCCAGGAAGCACTGGCAatgaaaaaaggaggagaggaaagaagagaggacatgcagccaaaaccagccaaaCCTGCAGAGGCCTTGGTTTCCCCGGATGGGTGTGCAGTGAAACCTAGTGACCATTCTCTCCCTATAAAAGAGAGAGTCCAAGGAGAATCCATTCAAGAGAAACCACAAACTGCCGCTAGTCAAAAGCCcgaagaagagagaaagcacgCTGCATCAAAGGAAGTGCTAGTGAAAGAGACTGTCAGTACCTCAGTTTTGGCCCCCAGTAAACCAAAGAGCCCTGAAGCAGGTGAAGTAGTAGCGAATGTGAAAAGTCCAGTGATGACTCCAGAAACACCAGAAAAGAAGTCCCCTGTAAATGAAGAGATGGAAGTCAGTGTTGAAGCCCATAAGAGGAAGTCGGAGAGTCATGAAGAAGCTGTAACCACTCCTGAAAAAAAGCCACGCGTCATGGAGAACTGTCAGCACCACCAGGCATTTCGGACCCAGCCACAGTCCTTTCCTGCAGCGGGGACCCCGGTGCCACGGGTACCCCCACTCAAG ATTCCTGTTTCCAGAATCTCCCCAATGCCATTTCCTGCGGGCCAGGTCTCTCCCAGGGCACGTTTCCCAATCTCACTCACCAGTCCGGGAAGAACAGGGGCCAGAACTCTGGCAGACATCAAGGCAAAAGCCCAGCAAGCCAAGGCTCAGAGGGCAgcagccgctgccgccgccgccgccgctgctgccgctgcctcGACGGGGGGGGCTGTCCCAGGGCCTGGACCGGGCGGTGGTGGGGGCCCACCGGGCGGTGGAGGAGAGAAGAGTAACACAGCAACGAGCGGAACCAACAAAACTGGAATTAGAGGAAGTGCACTGGAACTGGCAGGAACTGGAAGCGGGGGAAGTTCGAGAGGGTTTCTTCCCCATTGTCCAGGGACCCATACCCAAATGGAGACACAGGCCACAGACCAGGCACCACCTCACAATCCTTCTAGAGCACAACTACAGCAAACTTCCACACTGCAGTCCAGAACTCCAGCCAGCAATACAGGCACCAGCTCCTCCTCATCAGCGGTATCGGCATTAGAGAAAACCAATAGAATAAAGCAGAGCCCCCCCAGTATGACTGTAAATCAGGTTTCAGGCTCCCCATATGCTGGTAGCAGTGACAAACAAGAGAAAGCACCTTTGGCTCCAGCAGGTCCAAGCCAGGCCTGTGGGGCACCAGCTGTCAGGGATGGAGCAGTCTGCGTCATGGTGTCCACAGCAGATCCCAGCACAAATGTAACTAAGGTAGCACCTACAGCCTTAGGAGGGACCAGCTTAGATGTTTCTACAAGCAAATCTTCCCCTCTGACATCCTCACTAACATCCGTGAGCTCAGAAACCCAGGCTGGAGGTGTGGTCGCATCTGCTACATCTGTCCCACCCTCTAGCACTTCGTCAGCAGCACCTAGCCTTAAAACTCAAGCAAGTTCAGGCTCAAGTGGGGCCCTCCCAAAACTAAGCTCCAGTATTCCTGCTAACAACCCTTTGGTCACCCAACTTCTTCAAGGCAAGAACGTCCCTCTGGAGCAAATCCTGCCGAAGCCTCTCACCAAAGCTGAGATGAAAACTGTCCCATTAGCTTCTCATGAAGAAAAAGGGGCAGCATCAGCATCCAGTGCTACAAGTGTAGCAGGGAACAGCGCTGGAGCTGAGGGCGGTGAAAGACAGTCAAGTTTACCCACACAACAGCTTGGGAAGCTCTTTTGCCAGAACAGGCCTCTGCCTCACATTCCAAGGACCTTTCCACTCCCCTCGGGAAAGGACTCCAGTCGTGACCAGCACCAGTGCCACGAGGCACTCAGCAAAACAACCCAAGAGCAGATCCTTCAGACTCTTATCAAGAGGGTCCAGAGGCAGAATTTGTTGCCAGTCCTTCAGCCTTCACAACTGAACCTCACTCACTCAGGTTTCCAGTTAGAAAACAGCTCCACCAGCCAGAGATTTATGCTGGGTTTCATGGGCAGAAGGTCATCCAAGCCTGCTATGTCTGGTCATTATCTGCTCAACATTTCCACCTATGGTCGTGGTTCAGAGAGTTTGAGGAGAGGCTTCTCCTTGAACCCTGAAAACCGCTTGTGTCTGAACAGTCCTGCTGATGCTCCAAAAACAGAATTTGGGGAGTGTGAGGAGATAGCTGGCCATGGCAGCAGCAGCGATGAAGGAGATGCAGATGATGAGAGTACTGGTGATGAACGTGAGCGTATCAGTGTAAAAGAGGAGccccaggctgcccaggcttCTGGTCAGTGTGAAAAAGAGCAGGTATCACATAGCATAAATTCTTCGGATTACAACACCCTTCCTAAAAAGGGTATAAAGACAGAAGCAGCCACGTCTCAGCAAGCAGCAGTCAACAAGGAGAACGTTCAGGCATTTGATGGAACTACACTAGCACGAGATTTTATTCAAGCCGCTCAAGAGCAAATGGCACATGCAATGAGGGGGAAAATGCACAGCAATCCGGAGCTTTTCAGTACTTCTGTACCGTCCTCGgactctgcacagcagcagcctccACTGCTTTCTCCTTCACACCCTGCAAAGCTATCTGGAaatgctgcagcacagctcatTGGGCCCAGTTACAGTGGCACAATAAACGTCTCCACCTCCCCAGATGTGAACCAAGGGTCTCTTATGACTGGGCTGTCTGAATGCAATCAGTTGTCCAGTAGCATGGGGAACGTCATGTCCTTTTCTGTGACTGTAACCACCATTCCCACCAGCCAAGCTATGAACTCTAGCAACCACACTCAGACCATCCCCGTTCAAGCCTTCGCTGAAGACAACAGCATGGAGGATTCCCCTTCCAAATGTTACTGCAGGTTGAAAGCCATGATCATGTGCAAGGGCTGCGGTGCCTTCTGCCATGATGATTGCATTGGCCCCTCTAAGCTCTGTGTCTCCTGCCTCGTTGTGCGGTAA
- the ASXL2 gene encoding putative Polycomb group protein ASXL2 isoform X2 produces the protein MVSGTSPLACLNAMLHTNSRGEEGIFYKVPGRMGVYTLKKDVPDGLKELSDGSEESSDAQSDSQSSENSSSSSSSDGCSNKDGKKSRWKRKVSSRLSQTSSPQSGCPSPSIQTGKVISSSQKHSKKALKQALKQQQQKQQQQQCRAGMPVSANQHVLLKAVKAASDSTPAKSAWEGKQSDGQSSSPQNSTSSSSPSVKLDNSLPGLGKKPFQRSDRLHARQLKRTKCAEIDVETPDSILVNTNLRALINKHTFSVLPTECQQRLLLLLPEVDRQVGADGLMKLSGSALNNEFFTSAAQGWKERLSEGEFTPEMQLRIRQEIEKEKKVELWKEHFFESYYGQSSGLSPEESKRLTANTSSAETETENPTAEQPKCTPASLAPHKEEITSPLESKAQAVQEALAMKKGGEERREDMQPKPAKPAEALVSPDGCAVKPSDHSLPIKERVQGESIQEKPQTAASQKPEEERKHAASKEVLVKETVSTSVLAPSKPKSPEAGEVVANVKSPVMTPETPEKKSPVNEEMEVSVEAHKRKSESHEEAVTTPEKKPRVMENCQHHQAFRTQPQSFPAAGTPVPRVPPLKIPVSRISPMPFPAGQVSPRARFPISLTSPGRTGARTLADIKAKAQQAKAQRAAAAAAAAAAAAAASTGGAVPGPGPGGGGGPPGGGGEKSNTATSGTNKTGIRGSALELAGTGSGGSSRGFLPHCPGTHTQMETQATDQAPPHNPSRAQLQQTSTLQSRTPASNTGTSSSSSAVSALEKTNRIKQSPPSMTVNQVSGSPYAGSSDKQEKAPLAPAGPSQACGAPAVRDGAVCVMVSTADPSTNVTKVAPTALGGTSLDVSTSKSSPLTSSLTSVSSETQAGGVVASATSVPPSSTSSAAPSLKTQASSGSSGALPKLSSSIPANNPLVTQLLQGKNVPLEQILPKPLTKAEMKTVPLASHEEKGAASASSATSVAGNSAGAEGGERQSSLPTQQLGKLFCQNRPLPHIPRTFPLPSGKDSSRDQHQCHEALSKTTQEQILQTLIKRVQRQNLLPVLQPSQLNLTHSGFQLENSSTSQRFMLGFMGRRSSKPAMSGHYLLNISTYGRGSESLRRGFSLNPENRLCLNSPADAPKTEFGECEEIAGHGSSSDEGDADDESTGDERERISVKEEPQAAQASGQCEKEQVSHSINSSDYNTLPKKGIKTEAATSQQAAVNKENVQAFDGTTLARDFIQAAQEQMAHAMRGKMHSNPELFSTSVPSSDSAQQQPPLLSPSHPAKLSGNAAAQLIGPSYSGTINVSTSPDVNQGSLMTGLSECNQLSSSMGNVMSFSVTVTTIPTSQAMNSSNHTQTIPVQAFAEDNSMEDSPSKCYCRLKAMIMCKGCGAFCHDDCIGPSKLCVSCLVVR, from the exons GccttgaaacagcagcagcaaaagcaacagcagcagcaatgcagagCAGGCATGCCCGTGTCGGCTAATCAGCATGTCCTTCTGAAGGCCGTCAAGGCAGCCAGTGACTCCACACCTGCAAAATCTG CTTGGGAAGGAAAGCAGTCAGATGGACAGTCAAGCAGTCCTCAGAACTCCACCTCCAGTTCTTCTCCCTCTGTTAAGCTTGATAACTCCttgccagggctggggaagaaACCATTCCAGAGATCTGACAGGCTCCATGCAa GGCAGCTGAAGAGAACAAAGTGTGCTGAAATTGATGTGGAAACTCCCGACTCCATCCTTGTGAACACAAACCTGCGGGCACTGATCAACAAGCATACATTCTCCGTTCTGCCTACAGAATGCCAGCagcgcctgctgctgctgctgccggaggTGGACAGGCAG GTTGGGGCAGATGGTTTGATGAAGCTGAGTGGATCTGCGCTCAACAATGAGTTCTTCACTTCAGCTGCCCAAGGCTGGAAGGAGAGGTTGTCAGAAG gtgAGTTTACACCAGAAATGCAGCTAAGAATAAGGcaagaaatagaaaaggaaaagaaggttgAGCTGTGGAAGGAACACTTTTTTGAGAGCTACTATGGTCAGAG TTCTGGGTTAAGTCCTGAAGAGTCCAAGAGACTGACAGCAAATACCAGCTCTGCTGAGACAGAGACTGAAAATCCAACAGCTGAACAGCCAAAATGCACGCCAGCCTCTCTGGCACCACACAAAGAGGAGATTACTTCTCCATTAGAGTCTAAAGCACAAGCAGTCCAGGAAGCACTGGCAatgaaaaaaggaggagaggaaagaagagaggacatgcagccaaaaccagccaaaCCTGCAGAGGCCTTGGTTTCCCCGGATGGGTGTGCAGTGAAACCTAGTGACCATTCTCTCCCTATAAAAGAGAGAGTCCAAGGAGAATCCATTCAAGAGAAACCACAAACTGCCGCTAGTCAAAAGCCcgaagaagagagaaagcacgCTGCATCAAAGGAAGTGCTAGTGAAAGAGACTGTCAGTACCTCAGTTTTGGCCCCCAGTAAACCAAAGAGCCCTGAAGCAGGTGAAGTAGTAGCGAATGTGAAAAGTCCAGTGATGACTCCAGAAACACCAGAAAAGAAGTCCCCTGTAAATGAAGAGATGGAAGTCAGTGTTGAAGCCCATAAGAGGAAGTCGGAGAGTCATGAAGAAGCTGTAACCACTCCTGAAAAAAAGCCACGCGTCATGGAGAACTGTCAGCACCACCAGGCATTTCGGACCCAGCCACAGTCCTTTCCTGCAGCGGGGACCCCGGTGCCACGGGTACCCCCACTCAAG ATTCCTGTTTCCAGAATCTCCCCAATGCCATTTCCTGCGGGCCAGGTCTCTCCCAGGGCACGTTTCCCAATCTCACTCACCAGTCCGGGAAGAACAGGGGCCAGAACTCTGGCAGACATCAAGGCAAAAGCCCAGCAAGCCAAGGCTCAGAGGGCAgcagccgctgccgccgccgccgccgctgctgccgctgcctcGACGGGGGGGGCTGTCCCAGGGCCTGGACCGGGCGGTGGTGGGGGCCCACCGGGCGGTGGAGGAGAGAAGAGTAACACAGCAACGAGCGGAACCAACAAAACTGGAATTAGAGGAAGTGCACTGGAACTGGCAGGAACTGGAAGCGGGGGAAGTTCGAGAGGGTTTCTTCCCCATTGTCCAGGGACCCATACCCAAATGGAGACACAGGCCACAGACCAGGCACCACCTCACAATCCTTCTAGAGCACAACTACAGCAAACTTCCACACTGCAGTCCAGAACTCCAGCCAGCAATACAGGCACCAGCTCCTCCTCATCAGCGGTATCGGCATTAGAGAAAACCAATAGAATAAAGCAGAGCCCCCCCAGTATGACTGTAAATCAGGTTTCAGGCTCCCCATATGCTGGTAGCAGTGACAAACAAGAGAAAGCACCTTTGGCTCCAGCAGGTCCAAGCCAGGCCTGTGGGGCACCAGCTGTCAGGGATGGAGCAGTCTGCGTCATGGTGTCCACAGCAGATCCCAGCACAAATGTAACTAAGGTAGCACCTACAGCCTTAGGAGGGACCAGCTTAGATGTTTCTACAAGCAAATCTTCCCCTCTGACATCCTCACTAACATCCGTGAGCTCAGAAACCCAGGCTGGAGGTGTGGTCGCATCTGCTACATCTGTCCCACCCTCTAGCACTTCGTCAGCAGCACCTAGCCTTAAAACTCAAGCAAGTTCAGGCTCAAGTGGGGCCCTCCCAAAACTAAGCTCCAGTATTCCTGCTAACAACCCTTTGGTCACCCAACTTCTTCAAGGCAAGAACGTCCCTCTGGAGCAAATCCTGCCGAAGCCTCTCACCAAAGCTGAGATGAAAACTGTCCCATTAGCTTCTCATGAAGAAAAAGGGGCAGCATCAGCATCCAGTGCTACAAGTGTAGCAGGGAACAGCGCTGGAGCTGAGGGCGGTGAAAGACAGTCAAGTTTACCCACACAACAGCTTGGGAAGCTCTTTTGCCAGAACAGGCCTCTGCCTCACATTCCAAGGACCTTTCCACTCCCCTCGGGAAAGGACTCCAGTCGTGACCAGCACCAGTGCCACGAGGCACTCAGCAAAACAACCCAAGAGCAGATCCTTCAGACTCTTATCAAGAGGGTCCAGAGGCAGAATTTGTTGCCAGTCCTTCAGCCTTCACAACTGAACCTCACTCACTCAGGTTTCCAGTTAGAAAACAGCTCCACCAGCCAGAGATTTATGCTGGGTTTCATGGGCAGAAGGTCATCCAAGCCTGCTATGTCTGGTCATTATCTGCTCAACATTTCCACCTATGGTCGTGGTTCAGAGAGTTTGAGGAGAGGCTTCTCCTTGAACCCTGAAAACCGCTTGTGTCTGAACAGTCCTGCTGATGCTCCAAAAACAGAATTTGGGGAGTGTGAGGAGATAGCTGGCCATGGCAGCAGCAGCGATGAAGGAGATGCAGATGATGAGAGTACTGGTGATGAACGTGAGCGTATCAGTGTAAAAGAGGAGccccaggctgcccaggcttCTGGTCAGTGTGAAAAAGAGCAGGTATCACATAGCATAAATTCTTCGGATTACAACACCCTTCCTAAAAAGGGTATAAAGACAGAAGCAGCCACGTCTCAGCAAGCAGCAGTCAACAAGGAGAACGTTCAGGCATTTGATGGAACTACACTAGCACGAGATTTTATTCAAGCCGCTCAAGAGCAAATGGCACATGCAATGAGGGGGAAAATGCACAGCAATCCGGAGCTTTTCAGTACTTCTGTACCGTCCTCGgactctgcacagcagcagcctccACTGCTTTCTCCTTCACACCCTGCAAAGCTATCTGGAaatgctgcagcacagctcatTGGGCCCAGTTACAGTGGCACAATAAACGTCTCCACCTCCCCAGATGTGAACCAAGGGTCTCTTATGACTGGGCTGTCTGAATGCAATCAGTTGTCCAGTAGCATGGGGAACGTCATGTCCTTTTCTGTGACTGTAACCACCATTCCCACCAGCCAAGCTATGAACTCTAGCAACCACACTCAGACCATCCCCGTTCAAGCCTTCGCTGAAGACAACAGCATGGAGGATTCCCCTTCCAAATGTTACTGCAGGTTGAAAGCCATGATCATGTGCAAGGGCTGCGGTGCCTTCTGCCATGATGATTGCATTGGCCCCTCTAAGCTCTGTGTCTCCTGCCTCGTTGTGCGGTAA